Proteins found in one Plasmodium malariae genome assembly, chromosome: 13 genomic segment:
- the PmUG01_13017900 gene encoding 50S ribosomal protein L29, putative: MNHFYVPLLLFLLCKIYLTKGVNLNRERISSFLNYKLNLINIKKRQSSLFCYKKRVKAKELRKLTTEELEKEIIKCRLDIQKFQHQGFYDIHNFKIQYEKNAKRKLAQLLTIYYERYLDNNIRIKS; this comes from the exons atgaaccatttttatgttcctcttttgcttttccttttgtgtaaaatatatttaactaaaGGAGTAAATTTAAATAGGGAAAGAAtatcatcatttttaaattacaaattaaatcttattaatataaagaaacGTCAAAGTTCTTTATtctgttataaaaaaagggtGAAAGCTAAAGAACTGAGGAAGCTGACTACTGAGGAGCTTGAGAAA GAAATAATTAAGTGCAGGTTGGATATACAAAAGTTCCAGCATCAGGGATTTTAcgatatacataattttaaaatacaatatgAAAAGAACGCTAAAAGAAAATTAGCGCAGTTACTAACAATTTACTATGAGAGATACCTAGATAACAacataagaataaaaagttaa
- the PmUG01_13017600 gene encoding 41K blood stage antigen precursor 41-3, putative, with protein MLFRLNFFLCCVVLASCALTIILSDEENTGWSTDYEYNSKSLPSIEVKLSPPENPLPQVSAEIKLLESARLKLEEGMMQKLEDEYNKSLSSSKIKIQDTVEKLLSIFNDPNILGSVISNSVKTLKKENLRKVKDSEEGEKELKNYQKNNQAKSGPLPPPELRNHTSFLQQNYLSEISEPSVDIKEKIEEIEQYRTDEEVTMFETAISELGILTDITILELQKQIQLQLNPFLVDKKVLHRTLKKELKELGQREEKQKIKENFQRQSSFLEEGEYEDTGNILNVKISQTDYGYPTIDELVMQMQRRRDITEKLERQKILDLQMKLLKVQSEIIKDALHFSISKVIAQYSPIVETMKIESMKMIY; from the exons atgttgttcagattaaatttctttttatgttGTGTTGTTCTAGCTTCTTGCGCTCTTACGATAATACTATCCGATGAA GAAAACACCGGTTGGTCGACAGATTATGAGTATAATTCGAAGTCACTACCATCTATAGAAGTTAAACTAAGTCCCCCGGAAaat CCTTTACCACAAGTTTCAGCAGAAATTAAGCTTCTAGAATCTGCTAGGCTCAAATTGGAAGAg gGGATGATGCAAAAATTAGaagatgaatataataaatccTTATCGAGttcgaaaataaaaatacaagaCACAGTTGAAAAATTGTTAAGCATTTTTAATGATCCAAATATACTAGGTTCAGTTATTTCTAATTCtgttaaaacattaaaaaaggaaaatttaagaaaagtTAAAGATTCCGAAGAAGGggaaaaagaattaaaaaattatcaaaaaaataatcagGCCAAAAGTGGCCCATTACCACCACCGGAACTTAGAAATCATACATCATTTCTGCAACAGAACtat TTATCTGAGATAAGTGAACCTAGTGTGgacataaaagaaaaaattgaagaaatAGAGCAATACAGGACAGATGAAGAAGTAACG ATGTTTGAAACTGCTATATCAGAACTAGGAATTTTGACGGACATAACTATTCTAGAGTTACAAAAACAAATACAATTACAACTAAACCCTTTCTTAGTTGACAAAAAG GTGTTGCATAGaactttaaaaaaggaaCTGAAGGAACTGGGTCAACGAGAAGAAAAgcagaaaataaaa GAAAATTTTCAAAGGCAATCGTCCTTTTTAGAGGAGGGAGAATACGAAGATACTGGGAACATATTGAACGTAAAAATAAGCCAAACAGATTACGG CTATCCAACCATTGACGAACTCGTAATGCAAATGCAAAGGAGACGGGATATCACTGAAAAATTAGAGcgacaaaaaattttagattTGCAAATGAAGTTACTAAAAGTGCAAAgcgaaataataaaagatgcTCTACATTTTTCTATCTCCAAAGTTATAGCGCAATATTCACCTATTGTAGAAACTATGAAAATAGAATCTATgaaaatgatttattaa
- the MiaA gene encoding tRNA delta(2)-isopentenylpyrophosphate transferase, putative — protein MRNQNVIFKGEKSKINNKVIHKNRNILKCFIRRSAYYFYPKKSKSEFYYTFNSGNSELIKKCRDSKYILSYIYSKICCLKRNSSNVKNYLLETNDTQVNNIKVGLIKLNEEKEKNLNYIAALNGINKASNMQLSRDEYAANSDATNENTPDTNEKRKDISLPTLTDNDKVTNSPLFLSCCNRKEKEKIILVIGVTCSGKTKFSIDLCKELLNHNIEGEIISADSMQVYQDFSVGIAKVDEDEKRDIKHHMLDVCELNQEFNAHKFINYTIPIIKNININKKVAIVTGGTLLYIESLLWESVVDLREKREEEKAEQLPGERVGEKVKDKYEHKTNDELHEELKRVDEERANQLHKNDRKRICRSLDIFYTYNKKHSELIKMKNHKNNNIEKTRYLPCLFYLDYNNDDILKEQIEKRVNDMILKGLLDEAIKLKEMNNTKDVKLLGKGIYQSIAYKEFDTYIENKIINKIDDEKLFNICKDNLIRKTYKYAKRQRRWVFNRFVKNYSIPLNKIDVSTNYTQQLSNALQIVLNFLKS, from the coding sequence ATGAGAAATCAAAACGTAATTTTTAAAggagaaaaaagtaaaataaataataaagtaatacaCAAAAACAggaacattttaaaatgttttataagGAGGAGTGcctattatttttacccAAAAAAATCTAAATcagaattttattatacttttaatagTGGTAATTCTGAACTCATTAAAAAGTGCAGAGATagtaagtatatattatcatatatatacagtaaAATCTGTTGCTTGAAAAGGAATAGTAGCAATGTGAAAAATTACTTGCTCGAGACGAATGATACCCAAGttaataacataaaagtaggcctaataaaattaaatgaagaaaaggagaaaaacTTGAATTATATAGCCGCACTTAATGGAATAAACAAAGCGAGTAACATGCAGTTGTCTAGAGATGAATATGCAGCAAATTCAGATGCTACAAACGAGAATACGCCAGATACTAATGAAAAACGAAAGGATATTAGTTTACCCACACTTACAGATAACGATAAAGTGACAAATAGTCCACTATTTTTATCATGTTGTAATAGAAaagagaaggaaaaaataattttagtcATAGGCGTAACATGCAGTGGTAAGACAAAGTTTAGTATCGACTTATgtaaagaattattaaatcATAATATAGAAGGGGAAATTATTAGTGCTGATTCTATGCAAGTTTACCAGGATTTTAGTGTAGGAATTGCAAAAGTAGATGAAGATGAAAAAAGAGATATAAAACATCATATGTTAGATGTATGTGAATTAAATCAAGAGTTTAATGCTcacaaatttattaattatacaataccaattattaaaaatattaatattaataaaaaggtaGCTATAGTAACAGGGGGTACTCTTCTATATATTGAATCTTTGTTATGGGAGTCCGTCGTTGATTTAAGGGAAAAAAGGGAAGAAGAAAAGGCTGAACAGTTGCCAGGTGAGAGAGTAggagaaaaagtaaaagacaAGTATGAACATAAAACAAATGATGAATTGCACGAAGAGCTTAAAAGAGTTGATGAAGAAAGAGCTAATCAGCTCCACAAAAATGatagaaaaagaatatgCCGAAGTcttgatattttttacacatataataaaaaacatagtgaattaataaaaatgaaaaatcaCAAAAACAATAACATTGAGAAAACAAGATATTTACCttgtttgttttatttagATTATAATAACGATGATATCttaaaagaacaaattgAAAAACGAGTGAACGATATGATTTTAAAAGGCCTTTTGGATGAAgctataaaattaaaagagatGAACAATACCAAGgatgtaaaattattaggAAAAGGAATATATCAAAGTATTGCATATAAAGAATTTGATACATATAtcgaaaacaaaataattaacaaaattgaTGATGAGAAGTTATTCAATATATGTAAGGATAATTTAATTAGAAAAACTTATAAATATGCCAAAAGACAAAGAAGATGGGTTTTTAACAggtttgtaaaaaattacagtATCCCCTTAAACAAAATTGATGTGTCAACGAATTATACGCAGCAGCTAAGTAATGCATTACAAATTGTGttgaattttttgaaaagttAA
- the PmUG01_13017700 gene encoding conserved Plasmodium protein, unknown function — protein sequence MKKYDKKKKDEEETVIANNVKKFIFKNEYKYVDATNILKTIFLRDKKKKEQSSKKVTPAKKYIVNKKLDDFIYSKKENTKLKDIQEKRGKEINYTSVDKKHLKKRKGHLQSEIYRKYDIHKTIDFDKTKRQNIPFNLMQNMYAKSKMSAVAGKIRKKKIYCSSDSSGDGQEEQMEQEGEEEEGEEEEEEGAEEEEEEEEGEEEEGAEEEEEEEGEEEEGAEGEEEAEDGAEEEGAEEEEEAEDGAEEEEEEVEEEDEVEEEEEVEEEDEVDEEEEVEEEDEVDEEEEVEEEDEVDEEEEVEEEDEVEEEEEVEEEDEVEEEVIEIKEVGEEEEEEMEGDDEIIEKDNADIEVIKEEEKNVIEEAEGAGDDKIDDLIEETEEENEVEVDEENEIDEEKEVDEEKEVDEEKEVDEEKEVDEEKEVDVEKEVDVEEETNGVKEIEIDEVDVRKKQGGKEGILKETEENFLILKDKISKKNLEYIILVNKVMECLLEYDDFYNHVKNSLKRYYADNKLDTLYNSLHESTIKKDDNKNDNKNDNKNDNKNDNKNDNNNNNNKNNKNSENPCKRNTSIRNIAGAEISHTNEKHSIELNCQKNKLKKSIHEVTGSSVEDKYSIMAEKDINKFEENNTINQKENDIKDETEMTIINNNTYYVNNKTSTKDVNVKDINKSSIKIKQKENIQKSVDNKEDNEIYAKECEDKSENENVSDEDDENDSGKIDSGKSDSSKSDSDESSSDDNDSNESKSGKSERGSGSGGSVNYEDDNTRGKKVEKDESNRYDNAVKERKSDKTDKEEESDKDRRKSSTDDSVQDGDEKEKVDESEKEDISEEETENESESESEDKSESGGETGSENESDKSS from the coding sequence atgaaaaagtacgataaaaaaaaaaaagatgaagaagaaaCAGTAATAGCAAATAACgtaaaaaagtttatatttaaaaatgaatataaatatgtagacgcaacaaatattttgaaaactatttttttaagagacaaaaaaaaaaaggaacaatcATCGAAAAAAGTAACACCTGCAAAAAAGtatattgttaataaaaagttagatgatttcatatattctaaaaaagaaaataccaAATTAAAAGACATACAAGAAAAAAGGGGTAAGGAAATTAATTATACAAGTGTAGATAAGAAACacttgaaaaaaagaaaaggtcATCTGCAGAGTGAAATTTATAGGAAATATGATATACATAAAACAATCGATTTCGATAAAACTAAAAGGCAAAACAttccttttaatttaatgCAAAATATGTACGCCAAAAGCAAAATGAGCGCGGTAGCTGGTAAAAttaggaaaaagaaaatttactGTTCTTCCGATAGTTCTGGGGATGGTCAGGAAGAACAAATGGAACAAGAAggggaagaagaagaaggggaagaagaagaagaggaaggtgcagaagaggaagaagaagaagaagagggagaagaagaggaaggtgcagaagaggaagaagaagaagagggagaagaagaggaaggTGCAGAAGGGGAAGAGGAAGCAGAGGATGGTGCAGAAGAGGAAGGTGCagaagaggaagaggaaGCAGAGGATGGTgcagaagaggaagaagaagaagtggaagaagaggacgaagtggaagaagaagaagaagtggaagaagaGGACGAAGTGGACGAAGAAgaagaagtggaagaagaGGACGAAGTGGACGAAGAAgaagaagtggaagaagaGGACGAAGTGGACGAAGAAgaagaagtggaagaagaggacgaagtggaagaagaagaagaagtggaagaagaGGACGAAGTGGAAGAAGAAGTGATAGAGATTAAAGAAGTTGgtgaagaagaggaagaagaaatGGAAGGTGATGAtgaaataattgaaaaagaTAATGCAGATATAGAAGTGATAAAGGAAGAGGAGAAAAATGTTATAGAAGAAGCAGAGGGTGCTGGTGATGATAAGATCGACGACCTCATAGAAGAGacagaagaagaaaatgaagTAGAAGTAGATGAAGAGAACGAGATAGATGAAGAGAAAGAGGTAGATGAAGAGAAAGAGGTAGATGAAGAGAAAGAGGTAGATGAAGAGAAAGAGGTAGATGAAGAGAAAGAGGTAGATGTAGAGAAAGAGGTAGATGTAGAGGAAGAAACGAATGGAGTGAAGGAAATTGAGATAGATGAAGTAGACGTGAGGAAAAAGCAAGGGGGAAAAGAAggtattttaaaagaaacagaagaaaattttcttatcttGAAAGacaaaataagtaaaaagaatttaGAATATATCATACTAGTAAATAAAGTTATGGAATGCTTATTAGAATATGATGATTTTTATAATCACGTAAAGAATAGCTTAAAGAGGTACTATGCTGATAATAAATTAGACACACTTTATAACTCTCTTCATGAGAgtacaataaaaaaggatgataataaaaatgataataaaaatgataataaaaatgataataaaaatgataataaaaatgataataataataataataataagaataataagaatAGTGAAAATCCCTGTAAAAGAAATACGTCCATAAGAAATATAGCTGGCGCAGAAATTAGTCATACTAATGAAAAACATTCAATTGAATTAAAttgtcaaaaaaataaattaaagaaaagcATTCATGAAGTGACAGGCTCATCAGTAGAAGataaatatagtataatggcagaaaaggatataaataaatttgaagaaaataatactataaatcaaaaagaaaatgatataaaagaCGAAACCGAAATGACtataattaacaataatacatattatgtaaataataaaacttcTACGAAGGATGTGAATGTGAaggatataaataaaagttcaattaaaataaaacaaaaagaaaatattcaaaaaagtGTTGATAATAAAGAAGATAATGAGATTTATGCAAAGGAGTGTGAAGACAAAAGTGAAAATGAGAACGTAAGTGATGAAGATGATGAAAACGACAGTGGTAAAATTGATAGCGGTAAAAGTGATAGCAGTAAAAGTGATAGTGATGAAAGCAGCAGTGACGATAACGACAGTAATGAAAGCAAGAGTGGAAAAAGCGAACGAGGAAGTGGAAGTGGTGGAAGTGTAAATTACGAAGATGATAATACTCGTGGTAAGAAGGTTGAAAAAGATGAAAGTAATCGATACGACAATGCTGTTAAAGAGAGAAAAAGTGATAAGACAGATAAAGAAGAGGAAAGTGACAAAGACAGACGTAAGTCCAGTACAGATGACTCAGTTCAAGATGgagatgaaaaagaaaaagtagaCGAAAGCGAGAAGGAAGATATAAGTGAGGAAGAAACAGAGAACGAAAGCGAAAGTGAAAGTGAGGACAAAAGCGAGAGTGGAGGAGAGACAGGAAGCGAGAACGAAAGTGATAAGAGCAGTTAA
- the PmUG01_13017800 gene encoding conserved Plasmodium protein, unknown function, translating into MLPLVLLVQAIFSSSRLVHNNERTFVGLKNNRTYEHVHSKKKKHSVLFHIRNVHFSGSICNELNKNCGGNNWLGANANNMGKVHRKRIALGCHLNGSNLEDTYNKKIYNSLMLLKNNRNRDCEKLKLIYKYIFHNLSSYNSHEITNILYCTYFFSIILKKEDLYRLIKRLKLLTFNNNRKEDNIYNLFLNLLRIKIPKENADKKIIFILNNFINDLSHNLLLYDNQSKNFLNYIYYIKEIQLIYNHDLCSWIDKKYLDNSCLNFLQSFQNSIVRHNRNLDYVFINEVIDILYELNCQISEIKMYNYTIPIFIKDLNLIIECISMKNTFDGTLIVIPYFLQRYKLFKKLNFKVLLLYKQLVPQRVEEKVEYVKKAIYDIIK; encoded by the exons ATGTTACCTTTGGTTCTTCTGGTCCAGgcaattttttcttcatcgag ATTGGTGCATAATAATGAACGCACATTTGTCGGCTTAAAGAACAATAGAACGTATGAACATGttcattcaaaaaaaaaaaagcacagTGTTTTATTCCACATAAGAAATGTGCATTTCTCAGGAAGTATATGcaatgaattaaataaaaattgtggTGGTAATAATTGGCTTGGAGCAAATGCGAATAACATGGGAAAAGTACATAGAAAGAGAATTGCCTTGGGTTGTCATTTGAATGGTAGTAATCTTGAAgacacatataataaaaaaatatataatagtctgatgttattaaaaaataatagaaatagaGATTGTGAAAAGCTAAAgttgatatataaatatattttccataATCTTAGTTCATATAACTCACATGAAATAACAAACATTTTGTATtgcacatatttttttagtatcatattaaaaaaagaagatttatatagattaataaaaagacTCAAACTATtaacatttaataataacagaaaagaggataatatttataatttatttttgaatttgtTAAGAATAAAGATACCTAAAGAAAATGCTGATAAgaagataatttttattttaaacaattttataaatgacTTGTCCCataatttgttattatatgaTAATCAAAGTAAgaactttttaaattatatatattatataaaagagaTACAATTGATATATAATCATGATTTATGTTCATGgattgataaaaaatatttagataATTCTTGTTTGAACTTTTTGCAATCCTTTCAAAATTCAATAGTAAGACATAATCGAAACTTAGACTATGTTTTCATAAATGAAGTCATAGATATTTTGTATGAACTTAACTGTCAAAtaagtgaaataaaaatgtataattatactattccaatttttataaaagattTAAATTTGATAATAGAATGTATATCTATGAAAAATACTTTTGATGGGACATTAATTGttattccatattttttacaaagatataagttatttaaaaaattaaattttaaagtcctacttttatataaacagtTAGTACCTCAAAGAGTAGAAGAGAAAGTAGAATATGTTAAGAAAgcaatatatgatataataaaatag